The Pleurodeles waltl isolate 20211129_DDA chromosome 7, aPleWal1.hap1.20221129, whole genome shotgun sequence genome contains the following window.
ATGTTCTGAGGGTTCTGTGTTAAATGCAAGCTCTGGATGCCCTGTAAACAATGAACGTTTTCTACCATCTGTACATCCTGCCCATTCTGCAGCCCCTGTATGCTATCCACAATCTCTAAGGTCTGTTCTCCTTGGCTAGTGCGGATAATTAACATCTTTCGGCCTCCGGGTATGGATGTGGGAAGTTCCTGTGTATTTGGTTCCTGTACAGTCTGAATACTGTCTACCTCCTGCATGCACAGGCGTGTCTGATCGCcatcttcattctgcagcacaattACGTTTTGCACACCTTCTTCAGTTTGCAAAGTCTCAAAGTGCACATCTTGCACCTCCTCCATTGTTTCTATGTTTTCTAGGTCTTCTCCAGTGCTCAGTAGCTCATCACCGGGTGAATTATGCACTACAATTAGATTCTGGCTTTCCTGTAAACTCTGCGAACCTGGTGAGTTGTCAAGACCCTGGATGTGAATATTGGGGAGATCTTGAGAATCAGACATACTTTCCATTTGCATGTTGGACATCTCCGAATGGAGCTGCGAATTTTGCACATCCGGGGAGGGAGTCAATGTTTGGAGCTGAAGGGCTGACATTTCTTGTGAACTGGCCAGTGGCTGTAGTTGAAGTGTTGGTATTTGTTGGGGGTTGGACGTGGATTTTATTTTAAAGCTTGTTACTTCATTACAGATTGGTACAGTTTGCATCTGCAAGCTGGGTACCTTTTGGGCAGAAGCAAAGCTTTGTATTTGTAAGGTAGGCATCTCACTAGATGTTTGCTCAGGAACGTTCTGCAACACAATTACATTTTGGCCTGTCTGATGACCTGCAACCTGGGAACTACTTTGAATGGTCTGATACTGCACATTCTGGCAAGCTTGCAAACTAGACACTGTCTGCCCAGGATTTGGCACGAGAAAGTAGTTCTGGCTGCTTGCTGTATTTTTCGGAAGGATCTGCTTCTTCGGCTTGCTGCGTCTGCATGTAGGCTTTTTTTGTAGCTCAATCTGAGGTGAGTTGTTTTTCACAAGTACATAGTTTGCATTATTTTGCATGATGGGCATAGTCTTTGGTGCCGGTATGATCTGGGGACTTTGCAGCAGGATtagctttggggaattctgctgAATACTAGGAATCAGCTGCAGTCCCTGAGCAGTTTGCACCAAGAGGTATGTCTGCGAATTTGGTGTGCTAGGTGGGTTAACCTCCAAGGCTGCTTGCAGGTGTGGTACTACTTGAACCCCCTGGGTGTTGGGCACAATATGAATATTCTGTGTTAATCGATTTTGCTGGGTTGCCTCATTGGTGCTAGCTCTGTTTGAGTCCAGAGCATGGGTACGCAGGTGCCGCTGGAGGTAAGATGACATGACAAAGCCCTTACTGCATACTGTGCATTTGAATGGACGTTCGCTAGAATGTGTACGCTGGTGTAGCTGTAGGTTCGATGAGTGAGTGAAGGTCTTCTCACACACCTCACACTTGTAGGGTCGTTCCCCAGTATGCGTTCTTTCATGCTGTCGCAAGTTGGATGTCTGGGTGAAGGTCTTACCACATATCATGCAGGCAAAAGGACGTTCACCAGTGTGAAGTTGGCGGTGACGTCTCAAACATGATGTGTTCTTAAAAGATTTGCCACATTCACTGCAGCAGTAGGGGCGCTCCCCAGTGTGTAGTCGCAGATGGTATTGGTAGTGTGATGACCACTTAAATGTCAGGCCACACTCTGCACACTTGAAGGCCCTCACACCGGTGTGCACTCTCTGGTGAATAGACAACAGGGAAGAACGTTTGAAAGCTTTACCACACTCTGAACACTTGTATGGTCTTTCCCCAGTGTGGTCTCTCATATGGTAACGGAGTCCTGAAGAACCCTTAAAAGCTTTACCGCATTCTGTGCATTTAAAGGTTCGGTCAACAGTTTCAGTGGGGGTAGCAGGGGTAGTAGAAGGCTGCACCACCTCTGAAGACTGTGGGCAAGTGACCTCCGCCTCAGTCTGGATAAGTTGCTGTTCCTCTGTATGTGTCCTTTGATGCAGAAGAAGATTGGCGAGCTGCACAAATGTTTTTTCACAGATGGAGCATTTAAAGGACCTTTCATTGGAATGGCAATGTTGATGTCGTGAGAGCCCTccagtattttttatttctttcccaCACGTTGCACAAATTGATAGCTCCTCCTCTAGCACTACGTGACTCTGCTGGTGGCTCAGCAACAGGTCCTCATTTCTAAAGGTCAGGTCACATTCACCACACTTAAATAGCATCTCAACAGTCTCCAAAGCATCTGTTGTGGTCAAGTACACCTCGGCAGGGGTGCAATCAATATCAGACTCTGCTTGCACAAAGGCCTGCTCAATGGCATGTGACTGAAGATGCTTTTGGAGGAATGCATCTGAGATAAAGATCTTGCCACACAAGTTACACTTGTGTGGGCAGAGCCCAGCATGTGTACGCTGGTGGAGCAACACGTTGGACGAGTGAGTGAATGACTTCCCACACTTCTCGCACTTGTATGGGCGCTCACCAGTGTGGATGCGCTGATGTTGCCTTAGGTTTGTTGACTGAGTGAAGGCCTTCCCACACACAGTGCAAACATATGGCCTTTCCCCAGTGTGGATGTTCCGGTGGCGCCGCAAGCTGGATGAGTTCTTAAAGGCCTTTTCGCAATAGCTGCACTTGTAAGGTCTTTCCCCTGTGTGCTGACGCACATGGTACTGATAGTGAGAAGACCACTTGAATGTCATGCTGCAGATGGTGCACTTAAAGGAGCGCACACCAGTATGCACACTCTGGTGAATCTGCAATAGCGAGGAGCGTTTGAAAGCTTTGCCGCAGTCTGCACATTTATACGGGCGCTCCCCAGTGTGGCTCCTCTGGTGGTACAGCAGGGCAGAGGATCCTTTGAAGGCCTTGGGGCACTCTGAACACTTGTATGGTCGCTCACCGGTGTGAGTCCTCTGGTGATGGATGAGTCTGGAAGACCACTTGAACACTTTTCCACACTCCCGACATTCATATTGATGGTCACTGATGCCAGCTTGCTGTGGATGTTGCAGGGTAGGTGTCTGTATTTCAGACATTTCCATCTCGTGTGCCCCAAGCATTTCAACGggacctggaaaaaaaaaaaacagagtcaagGTTTTGTTTTTAAGCACCCTCCAAATATTTATTTCCACAACACATATAGTAGTGGTTTAGAAGCCTACTTGAAAGTTACTTTCACCAGTGATACAAATATACTTGTCAAATGCATTTGGTTTTCTCtctgcacaagtcctaaaaaaagaagtttttggggtggggtgggggggggggactaaccaagtgctAAAAATAAAGAAGTTGGGGGCTAACCAAGTTAAGTAGTATGCAAGTGGGATCATGGAATGTTACATCCCGGAGTGTGACATTGCAGGTGGAATCACAGAAAGTGGCATCACAAATCATGACCTCACAGAAGGTGACACCACAAGAAGTGACATCGGACCTTAAGACCACACACATATATTTAACAGGTCTTTCATGAGTACATTTAAGCGGATTACAATATTTGACAGATGAGACTTGGCAATGGAGTTATGTCAAAACAATTGACACAACTACAACGCGAAATCTGGGCCTCAAATTATACATTTAATGTTCACAACTCTCccacaaagaaactggcaacaaggagaaatcttaaagtaaatctgttctgctaaaCTGGTTGAAAAGTCTGCATTTAAAAATATCTTCTGAGGTTAAAGCACCTGCTGGACAAATCTTTGATTTGTGTAGTCCCAGTcttaatcaaagtagcatagagggttatggCTCCTGCAAAGGAcatcatgtgacatgcagatgacagatttttagtttatgtagatgggtaagtgggttactgctttcccAAAGTCTTTTTGTACtcacagttcataaattgtaatccttgtaATACAGCACAGTGAGATTTGAAGAACatttgactcctacaccttgtaaccctcacttttGTTTGCAACACatactgtacattgatttacacacacacGATTTATTGTCAATGTTTCATGTGTAAATTTGATCttaagcactctgacaccctggtTTAGGATGAGTACTATGAAAgatataaaacaaaatagtggtgattaaattattatttgtataactactgggacagaccaacacgtCTGACATTCCTGCAATTCATGCATATCTTATACACagagactgaacaaagtcaaaagtgtgCCTCCctttgaagtgataacaagctgtgtgcctttgtttcctctccACTGCTTTTAGATGTGGGGTTCAACTTAGCTCTCAGCCAGGATTCTCAATCAAGTCAAAAGGAGACCTGATGCTCCCTTAACTTTGCGGTTTGTTATGGGTCCAGATGAAATTTGATAAATCTCCTCCTGCCTGTACACTGCTGCTAGGaatgaaagcagacaatgtgcaggcacTGGTGTCTGATAATTTATTTGGAGAGTAGAGAGCATCCACCCTGTGAAATAGTGGGTAGACGCTATCTACCCGTATGTACCCTTGTCCTGTGCCCTGGTTTTCTCAGGATTTTCCCAACAGTGTTGGTTTTTAGATGTGCAAGTGCAACAGGAATAGGCAGGGACAACGTGATATTCACATTTAGTTTTTCATACTATGAGCAACAAGATATCACGATGAGCTAAAATAATAGCGTTTTATAACATAATTTGGGAGAAAGGTGTAGTCATCATGTAATGGACAATTAAAACGTATACCTTCGTTACGTAATTTAACTGTTTCTTTCAGGTAGCACGGGAGAAGGGTGGCTGCATGTATTCTGCAgcagaggggtgggggaggagggctcaggaTAGAGGTCCTGCCATAGGTAATGGTATGTAAGCGTagcttgtatgtgtgtatgtgtatgcttatatatatatatatatacacacatatatatatatacatacatacacatgtgtacAAGGTTACgaaaaaaaatgggacaaagccaGTCATAGAAGTAAGGCTAAAGTCCTAAGTttatgcatggcctgtcctagtttTTACTTCTCAAACCGTGTACACTATTGTTTGCCCACGTGGTCAGAGAAGAAAATCAAAACATGCAGGTCACGTGAAAGGTAGACATTTATTGTCCGCCACACTAAATCCGACTAATGTGTGCCTGCTCCTTTAAGGTGAGACACGCCCACCACCCCTTTAATTGTCCCGCCCTTCAGCAGCCGAACACTACTCTAAAGAACTGATAAAAGCCTCTCACCGGTGTCGGGTTCCCGGTCAAGCGTGAGCTGCGGCTGCTTATTCGCCGCCCCTCAGGTCACGCGGCAGCTTCCGGTGACCCCATTTCTCGGTCGTCCAGCCGTGCGACGACGGCGCGAGACACCCAACCTTTACCGGCTTGCTCAGACAAACAACTGAGCAGCACGTCAGCAACGAGCCCGCCCATTGGCAGCTTGCTCCTTTGGCTAACGCCTACTGGGTTTTAATAAACTAAAACGCTAATGCTTCTGTAGCAGTGTCCTTCGCTATGCTCCATGCTGCTGTACGCAACAACTTTAAGTGAGTAAACGTGTCTTTTAAGTAAGGAACACTTATAAGCGACGAAGATTCTAAATGCAGATTTAAAAACAGTTTCCATTATAACTGTTTGAAGCCATTAAGTTATGTTTATTTGGAGGTGCGTGGAAACGACTGTGACTAGTAGAGTGCATTTTTTAGACAGTGGTGGGCTATGGGCGCTTGCCCCCTCCCCGGATTTGGGAACAGTTTGGTGTGCAGGCTCAGAGTGCAGCATTAAGCTACGGCTGCCGTAGTGCACTAGTAGTAGTAGTGCCTGCACTAGTTAGTATGCGGCCCCATTTAAAATTATGCCCCGCCCTGAAAATATTGCTGCGGatgcccatgggagggggtgagccaacaaattaacaaggagtGCCAAGCCAAGGGACTTCCTCGGATCTTAGAGTTTGTGCACGAGCCGAGCACTAAAAATACTCGTTTTGTGTATCATTCAACAAACCACGTTAAATATGGTGAAGTTTCATCAAaactcaaaaagtgtatttctttaacctgTGGTAGATTTAACATTAAGGAGGCACACCATAACACTGAATTAAGAAGCACGTATGCTAAGTGATAGTTTTGTACAAGTATTCTcaactcacatatttaaaagttATTCCTATGACTCTGTCCCCTTAtctaaaaagtgatggatgaaatgcatgAATTACTATCAGCCACTGGTGATTACTTGGAGCTAGCTGCACTCCAGTCTATTGCGTTTTCCCCCAATATTCCATCCCAGACATAAACCAGCCATATTCTAAACACACTCCGTCCTGCTCCAATAGCAGAAaccaagcctgaactgccagaatAAGTACTCTCTATAAGGAAAGACAAGCAACTTCAGACCAGTTTCGACTTTTTTGAGCATTTAAGTAAGCTGTAGTTTGAGGCCAATAGCGGAGCAAACATGGGCCCTACATGCAGGCATGCCCATCGCACAGAAATCATTTTgcttagaaaaaacaaaaaagttgtgGGTAGTATAATTCAATTCATCACAGCTATGGGTcattatttattaatacatttgaGTCCATCATGCCACTTCAGATAGACCAACCATAGGCAAGTCAGATTTATTCCTGTTCCGAGAGGAAAACTCGAGCACTATCTGCAAAGACAGGTACCCTCTAGAAGGGAACAGAATCAACCCCAGTCCGGTTGCAATCTTTTTTGGAAATCTTCCTTGAGGTCCTGCAGAACTCCATTGCCACAGAGTACATGGGACTGGCATTTGCACACCTGTTGCACATAAGGCGTCTCATCTATTAAATCAAAAAGTGATTGGTGAAATGCTGGTATTATTCTAAGACCCTGGTAAGTATTAGAGGCTGCATTCCAGTCAACTTGTTTTTGTTCACTATACCACCACAGATAAAGTCTAGTCCTGTGTGCAGGGATTGTACATGTGACGCAGTTATATATGGATTTCAGGCCTTACTGCATGTTTAGCATAGTCTGTGTTTGCTCATCAAATAAAGTATTTATGTGTGTCTACTTAGCATAAATGTGCTAGGCCTGAAACGTAAGTATCAGAATAGAAGGCAGTTTATGTTCTTTATATTTGTGCAGGCTGCTAAACTTTTCGTATGTGCAAAACGGCCACGTTTTCTGGTTTATGCTGCTTCAGCCAACCAGGAAAAGTCAATTTACTTGCTAAATATTAGCAGTGGATGCACCTATAAGCTGTGCAGGATGACCTGGTAATAATCTTCAGCATCTGTAGCAAACAAGGTGCAAAGGAACAAACTGATATTTCTGCTTGGCTTTCCTTCCAAGTATTTTTTCAGCTTGTTGTTACAAACATTGGATTTTCAGTTTGTAGGCTTTCCCCCAGCCAGTTTAAATACTAAGAAAGGAAACGTGTGAAATCTGTCCCTAAATTGaaagggacagagagagaaaaaaaggtatACTCAGGGGCGGCTCcgttatggtggaggagcgttgccccctgccagcagcagcagtagctgcaacctttagaaacaaaacaacaataaacactgTTTGCGCTGGTGTCTGCTGGGGCGCTCCAGGCACTCATGACGccgctttgagcagcgtcatgatttgcgcggggcaggctgggagcctgtgcctggagtgcgatGGCGACGGGGGAGAAGCACAGCGACGAGGTAAGTAAATActttttatatatacacatttgtttggCCTCCCCCTACCACCATGCTGAGTCACCAGCCGCGACTGAGTATACTTTCAGTTGGGACTCTGAAGTAAAGCTCTTCTGTTCTCCAGTTTACTGGGGTATTACATAGCTCAGCAATAAACTAACATAATATAATGTTGTAAATTAAATAGGGAATTTCAGACTAGTTAGTTAAGCGTAATAATGAACAGAATTTTATTCTCTTTGATAATATTTATAATTGCTGACATATTCATTATAATGAGGCTGTTGGGGGAGGAAAGTCCTCCACATAGTAAATGATGTTTGCCCCTGCCTTGAGTGCCCGACTGTTGgatattgggttactggttgagagtggtgaaaacctactgaaacacaggcaaaccccaaattaacccgtgtttaaccctctggtagcttggaacacaaTAGGCTTGACTCAAAGGCAATGCgtgaagtgtttgtgcaacacttcaagtaaTAATAAATCGTAAACACCAGGGAATAAAATGCCACACCAATGTAGAGAAATAAAGTAACATTGAATATATTATTtgggaccaaaacaacacaaatccaatcaacagaaatggagatatgcaattttaaagatttatgtgaaaatagtgcctaaaagcattaagcgccaactgtggttatctggttgtgccagaccaggacaaagtcacaatttaaGGCCAGATACAAGgtccaagttaggcctgctgagcaAAGTCCCTTAAATTGAAATCCTCGGTACAGAGTGTTGCAAGATtctttgttgaggatgtgttgcacagcgtcGGTTCAGAGGAGCTGCAAAGCTCTGATACGGAGTCCTGCACTGTCAATGAGGGGGTAAATGTCTGTTGTGAGGATGCTTCGTGCAACAGCAGTTGCAAAGAAACTGCAATGTGGAGTCCTGCATCACCGTCGATGATGGGCTTGCGATGGTCTGtgtcgaggatgcattgtgcaggggCAGTTCGGAGGCGACTGCAGGTTGCAAAAAGAAGTTCTGCATCAGGGATGCGTCGCACAGTGGCGGTTCATAAGGGGAGCTGCAAGGAGATACGTTGTACTGCAACTGTTCTGCCCAccggaccacagctgggctggctgagcaccttcaggcccagttccaagggaccaggactggggaggcacccctttggaaaggggagactcaCAGCAGCCTGAgtctaggtgctgggttcaaagtggttggagccttttctgtcctgaggctctgatcaggaggccagccaactagccctcagTCATTCTGGTGGTTCTggcttcaagatgcaggtccaatctTTTCACTGAGGCAGAGGGGTAACAGTCCATGTAGCAAAGTAGCAAAGCCGTCCTTCTGTGTCTTCCAAAAGTCCTgaggtgtactgaagaattgggtctgaggttctaatatttatacctggtgtccactttgaagtagagggtggttctggaggtttccacccccagaggcgtttcctgcctccctgccctggccccagtgtGTCTATGGTCACAATAGACAACTGTGAAACCCCTTGTGAGCCTTTGTgttgtgtaagtgtggtaggtgacatctcTTCCCCCTCATCAAGTCCAAGATGGCCCACCCTGCCAAAATCTatactcctttgtctcactgtcttgatgcaatatacaaagaccaactgccagctacacctaattTAGCACACCACAGATGGGGGAGGAaataggcagcaggcaccaaaagattggcacaagaaaatgccaactttagaaaagtggcattttcagaattgtgacttaaaatcttacTCTACCAATGGACAGGATTTAATATTACGGTTTTTTtatacaccaaacttgacattcctacctgctctcaaCTGAAAGTTTATCGCCTATTAAATACAATAATTTAACCCGATTTTATCCTTGTCAGAGGCAGGcattgcaatattgaaaaacacatttaagagtttttcgctaccaggacatgtaaaagttataagtgaatacattttttttaatacactgcactctagcactggttagcaggggtgaagTGCAGGTTAAGGCCAATAATAATGAGATAAAAACAgtaggagaaaagcaaaacgtttgggggaagactccCTAGGGCAGGTCTAACATAAATTGTATGTTTAAAGACAAGTCTAACATAAACTGTCTGTGAAACTGGTCTATCTAGCATCTATACAGTGGCCTTAGCCTTTATCTGGTAAGGTGCTTACCAAGCGGGACCTCACTGTGGGCCTTAGGCGACTGTCCACGTCATGGGTGCATCACATAGAGCAGTGGTGGCAGAGTACCATGTTTTTGAATCAGTAGTATGTAAGGCTTTTTTCTCTGTGTCAAAGAGGGGCAAGTCTACTGGCCTTTCTGTAAAGTGCTGCTGTTAAGTGAAACCCAGAACCTTGCCCTGATATCCTGCATGCATGTtgagtgtgtatgtatatgcaATGAGTATGTAGCACAAGTAAATAGTAGGACTCTGTGTGTTGTGTGAGCCTGAGTACAGGGGAAAGTAGGATCCCTTTTAGACGCCCCTAATTTAGCAcaccacaagatggaggatgaggacagcTTCCACAGACAGCAGAAATGTACTGTCAGCATTCCTTTGGCTATAGAGTGGtaacccagacactgaagtgaaggaGTGTGGAGGCAGGGCAACATTACAAAACAAATGAGGACCTGGTTAGCAAAGGACTGCTTAACAGTTCTTGCTGAGCAgtgccatttggtagatggcagGCGTGAAcggtgggactgcagtttctgttaaCGATGAAGGGAAGTCTTTCCCTTTCATCTGTCTCTAATTATTGCTTCCAGAAGGCTGACAACATCTAGGTGCAGAGACCTAACGCTTTATATTGGACACACCTCCTTGGATCCATCCCCTTTGCTACCTGCTGCAAAACTATAGCCTTGTACAAGGGTTATGACTTGGAAACagccagaaaataacatttgaaagaaGACCACCCCAAACCAATTCTGAATCCTTAGACAGTTAGATCCAAACCTTCTAACTAGAAAATGTTATGAAGGTTGATCCAAAGTCCATGTTCATGGCCAAGGAAGGGAGGGTTTCACAGAGCACTAAAAGAGCTGCTGTCTAAACAGGGATGATATCTGCCTGACAGTTAGtcccccagaggtgagtggacatcACTTGGAGTCTTGGTGAATTTGATTGTCTGCCTGAAGTGGCTAAAAGCCTTCTTATTGTTGTGATAGGGAAAAAGCATGCTTTGCTGTACAAGATAAGATTCTGTCCAGGacaagaggccagcatgtgaggaacaCAGAGAGAAAGTTGACTATCCCAGAGAGTGAAGTCAAGAGCGGCCTATCTTTTAAAGGCTGCCTCTGGTCTCTCTAAGCAGTTCATGTGTAAGATGCATCAGGAATTTCTACACCACAACTACTGATGAAAGCGCACTATTTCAGATGGCCTgtttttcttgtgccccctagAGAGAAGACTGACAGATGGCATTTTCCACTCATATGGCTTGCAAAAGAATAACATAGAAGAAACTActtgttttaaattaaatttgagggttgctgaggattctgggtaagaaaacattgggggatccacacaagtcacacctccctggactccctcggtgtctagttttcagaaatgtctgggattggtaggtttctctagatggcagctgagcccaggaccaaaaatgaggtaaccccgcaaaaacaggtagttttgtatttgataattttgatggggcatttcctttcacaagcactaggcctaactacacaagtgaggtaccattttcatcgggagactttggggaatgctgggtggaaagaaatttgtgcctcctctcagattctagaactttctgtcaccgaaatgggaggaaaaagtgttttttggccaaattttgaggtttacaaggattctgggtaacagaccctggagagagccctacaagtcaccccatcttggattcccctaggtttctagttttcaaaaatgtgcaggtttgctaggtttccctaggtgccggctgagctagaggctaaaatctacagctaggcactttgcaaaaaactgctctgttttctttgggaaaatgtgatgtgtccacgttgtgttttgggatatttcctgtcgcgggcactaggcctacccatacaagtgagttaccatttttatcgggagacttgggggaatgctgggtggaaggaaatttgtggctcctctcagattccaggactttctgtcaccaaaatgagaggaaaaagtgtttttttggccaaattttgagggttgcaaaggattatgggtaacatagcctggacagagccccacaaatcatcccatctcagattcccctaggtgtctagttttcaaaaaggcacaggtttggtaggtttccctaggtgccggctgagctagaggccaaaatccacagctaggcactttgcaaaaaacatgtcagatttgaatgtaaaaatgtgatgtgtccatgttgtgtttcctgtcgcgggcattaggcctacccacacaagtgaggtaccatttttatcgggagacttggggtaccaCAGAATAGTAAaacgagtgttattgccccttgtcgttctctacttttttcccttccaaatgtaagacagtgtgtaaaaaagacttctgtttaagaaatgccctgtaattcacatgctattatgggcaccccggaattcagagatgtgcaaataaccactgcttctcaacaccttatcttgtgcccatttttgaaatacaaaggttttcttgatacctatttttcactctttctatgtcagcaaatgaattgctgtatacctggtatagaatgaaaacccactgcaaggtgcagctcgtttattggctctgggtacctaaggttcttgatgaacatacaaaccCTATttatcctcgcaaccagaaaagtccagcagacgtaacattatattgctttaaaaaatctgaaatcgcaggaaaaagttacagagtaaaacgtggagaaaaatggctgcttttttacctcaatgtcaatattttttaatttcagcttttactttctgtaggaaacctttgtaagatctacacaaattacccattgctgaattcagaattatatctacttttcaggaatgtttagctttctgggatccagcattggtttcaaacccattcctgtcactaactggaaggaggttaaaagcataaaaaaatgtaaaaatggtgtatgtcccagtaaaatgccaaaattgggttgaaaaattgggttaaagaattgggttttccgattcaagtctgcctgttcttgaaagctgcgaagatggtgattttagcaccgcaaaccctttgttgatgtcattttcagggaaaaaacacaagccttcttcggcagcccttttttcccatttgtttttaaaaaaaactaaatttttgttttttcttggctaatttcttggtcttcttcaagggaacccactaactctgggtacctctagaatccctaggatgctggaaaaaaggacacaaatttggcatcagtagcttatgtggacaaaactttgagggcctaagtgcgaactgccccaaatagccaaaaaaaaggcctggcacctgagggggaagaggcctggcagcgaagggattaagggAAAGAGATTCTCCAACAGATTTATCGATTCTAAACATCCCTCCTGCACTCCTGTAAGTGAAACTCAGAGTTTGAAATGAGATACAACTGCCCATTTTCCTTTTGTTCACAAGTAGAATTTCAAATTTGGGCTTTAAAAGAAAACGCACTTGGAATCGTGCATAGACGTATAACACATGTTTAATGCAAAATAGCCAGCAAGCATATAAACATTTAAAGGCAGAACA
Protein-coding sequences here:
- the ZNF628 gene encoding zinc finger protein 628, with product MLGAHEMEMSEIQTPTLQHPQQAGISDHQYECRECGKVFKWSSRLIHHQRTHTGERPYKCSECPKAFKGSSALLYHQRSHTGERPYKCADCGKAFKRSSLLQIHQSVHTGVRSFKCTICSMTFKWSSHYQYHVRQHTGERPYKCSYCEKAFKNSSSLRRHRNIHTGERPYVCTVCGKAFTQSTNLRQHQRIHTGERPYKCEKCGKSFTHSSNVLLHQRTHAGLCPHKCNLCGKIFISDAFLQKHLQSHAIEQAFVQAESDIDCTPAEVYLTTTDALETVEMLFKCGECDLTFRNEDLLLSHQQSHVVLEEELSICATCGKEIKNTGGLSRHQHCHSNERSFKCSICEKTFVQLANLLLHQRTHTEEQQLIQTEAEVTCPQSSEVVQPSTTPATPTETVDRTFKCTECGKAFKGSSGLRYHMRDHTGERPYKCSECGKAFKRSSLLSIHQRVHTGVRAFKCAECGLTFKWSSHYQYHLRLHTGERPYCCSECGKSFKNTSCLRRHRQLHTGERPFACMICGKTFTQTSNLRQHERTHTGERPYKCEVCEKTFTHSSNLQLHQRTHSSERPFKCTVCSKGFVMSSYLQRHLRTHALDSNRASTNEATQQNRLTQNIHIVPNTQGVQVVPHLQAALEVNPPSTPNSQTYLLVQTAQGLQLIPSIQQNSPKLILLQSPQIIPAPKTMPIMQNNANYVLVKNNSPQIELQKKPTCRRSKPKKQILPKNTASSQNYFLVPNPGQTVSSLQACQNVQYQTIQSSSQVAGHQTGQNVIVLQNVPEQTSSEMPTLQIQSFASAQKVPSLQMQTVPICNEVTSFKIKSTSNPQQIPTLQLQPLASSQEMSALQLQTLTPSPDVQNSQLHSEMSNMQMESMSDSQDLPNIHIQGLDNSPGSQSLQESQNLIVVHNSPGDELLSTGEDLENIETMEEVQDVHFETLQTEEGVQNVIVLQNEDGDQTRLCMQEVDSIQTVQEPNTQELPTSIPGGRKMLIIRTSQGEQTLEIVDSIQGLQNGQDVQMVENVHCLQGIQSLHLTQNPQNMQQMPNTQNSQNIQVLQNNPNLQYVHNTQNLQLVQNSQNVNTLQILHNPGQNLQVRTIPSHSGVQTLKNQQDLNFQNSSSLLNQHTLQLVQTPVQHQPQGLQSFQIVQTVPNVQLVHTF